One Vigna unguiculata cultivar IT97K-499-35 chromosome 7, ASM411807v1, whole genome shotgun sequence genomic region harbors:
- the LOC114191323 gene encoding uncharacterized protein LOC114191323, with the protein MRLQSHASNSNLKELIQFAEWLLSIGNGNLSESNNDCAEIHIPDEFLITNFIGSIHAIVQSTYPNIVENFKNEKFLESKAILASNIETIDEINNYIISLVLGHEKEYLSFDSVDRSDIVDNSPIQTITP; encoded by the coding sequence ATGAGACTTCAAAGTCATGCCAGTAACTCAAATCTAAAGGAGCTTATACAATTTGCAGAATGGTTATTGTCTATAGGAAATGGAAATCTATCTGAATCAAACAATGACTGTGCAGAAATACACATTCCTGATGAATTTCTCATCACTAATTTCATTGGTTCTATTCATGCAATTGTTCAGTCTACATACCCAAACATagttgagaattttaaaaatgagaaatttcTAGAGTCCAAAGCTATCTTGGCATCAAATATTGAGACTATTGATGAGattaataattacattatttCTCTAGTACTTGGTCATGAAAAGGAGTACTTAAGCTTTGATTCAGTTGACAGGTCTGATATAGTTGATAACTCTCCAATACAGACAATTACTCCATAA